The following proteins are co-located in the Paludibaculum fermentans genome:
- a CDS encoding ABC transporter ATP-binding protein gives MVQQQQNLAELSRATKRFGAITALDNLDLAVGSGELLALLGPNGAGKTTAISLLLGLQQADAGTARLFGMAPHCLDARRQVGVMMQEAALAPELRTREQIELIASYYPAPMDVEETLRVTGTLPIAKRPYSVLSGGQKRQVQFALAVVGRPRLIFLDEPTVGLDLQAREMVWATVRRLVDGGCSIVLTTHYLEEAEALADRVAVLSKGRLIAAGSLSEIRALVVRKRITCRTCLTPQEVSGWPDVQTVNQDQRGLHITASNTENVVRRLLDADPDLQDLEVQRAGLAEAFNELTREDVQ, from the coding sequence ATCGTGCAACAGCAACAGAACCTCGCTGAACTGTCGCGGGCCACGAAGCGCTTCGGCGCAATCACGGCCCTGGATAACCTCGACCTCGCCGTGGGCTCCGGCGAACTGCTTGCCCTGCTGGGCCCCAACGGAGCGGGCAAGACCACAGCCATCTCGCTGCTGCTCGGGCTGCAGCAGGCGGATGCGGGGACGGCCCGCCTCTTCGGCATGGCGCCGCATTGCCTGGACGCCCGGCGCCAGGTGGGGGTCATGATGCAGGAAGCCGCGCTCGCGCCCGAGTTGCGGACCCGCGAACAGATCGAGTTGATCGCGAGTTACTATCCCGCGCCCATGGACGTAGAGGAAACCCTCCGGGTGACCGGCACGCTGCCGATCGCCAAGCGGCCATACTCCGTGCTGTCCGGCGGCCAGAAGCGGCAGGTCCAGTTTGCGCTTGCCGTGGTGGGCCGGCCGAGGCTGATCTTCCTGGACGAACCCACCGTGGGGTTGGATCTGCAGGCTCGCGAAATGGTGTGGGCTACCGTGCGCAGACTGGTGGACGGAGGCTGCTCGATTGTCCTTACGACGCATTATCTGGAGGAAGCCGAGGCGCTGGCGGACCGCGTGGCCGTGCTCTCCAAGGGCCGCCTCATCGCGGCCGGTTCCCTGAGTGAGATCCGGGCGCTGGTCGTGCGCAAGCGTATTACCTGCCGGACCTGCCTGACACCGCAGGAGGTTTCCGGCTGGCCGGATGTGCAGACCGTGAACCAGGACCAGCGCGGGCTCCACATCACCGCCAGCAATACCGAGAATGTGGTGCGGCGCCTGTTGGACGCGGATCCGGACCTGCAGGATCTGGAAGTGCAGCGCGCCGGACTGGCTGAGGCCTTCAATGAACTCACACGGGAGGACGTGCAATGA
- a CDS encoding TonB-dependent receptor produces the protein MTKKFQCPNLKSKQAVRHWGMHPRVALLYGLCRRRAFPALFLLLALFSVRELRAQASGRIAGTVRDGSGASVPGAEITAVNVNTGFELTRTSLTDGTYALPLLPVGQYRLQTKANGFQPFTRAGLTLTVDTTVTVDITLQVGAVSEAVEVTAQAPLLETQTGALRGMVDQQRIVNLPLNGRDITQLVAIQAGVIPRSSSSSEGNAYSVNGTRGNGIYYMLDGGMNTDSYRNNSGLFPNPDAVQEFSIQKNNFTAEFGNATGAVVSVITKSGTNQFHGSAFEFLRNGVFNARNFFAAKRDNLKRSQFGGTLGGPIVKNKAFFFFGYQGTRLRTDPQLTRQFLPTQAMRDGNFSSLTKSVIDPLTKQPFAGNQIPVSRLSPVSQALLKFIPVPSSATGERFTGYQGKPVEDEYTARGDYNWNNHRFSGRYFRRTFTRPFTGNTEDLASMFTSDVGRSTQPYSHWTFSDVWVISPNIINNGTFAIRSRRTFNDWASVKLPIDFAKAGVAGIAVKDPASVYVNISNYFLARPGWNYDKKDRDYHVSDTLTWMLGSHQVKIGGEYLHVSNNITNDFRTMGNFDFNGSISGDPMADYMLGEVYQFWQGGGEYKDLGGHRIGLFVQDDWRVTTNLTLNLGVRWEPFLPYTDSIGRTQCFAPGVQSTRFPNAPNGYLNAGDPSCPMGGFDSYKQAFAPRFGYAWRPGGGRTVLRGGAGLFWNPQFTVLYNGFVNSAPFSPQITLNGVNFSNPYANTPNPFPGSFAPFDPPTNSSFVTPLGTFGAFSNGFKPSYQESLNFTVEHEVFNGLLARASYIGNLGRRLSYNYDTNWARYSAGATTGNIQARRPYRNYNSILVADSGSSSSYHGLQFSVERRLAKGFSIEANYTWSKSIDELSDDTTPGQSTSIPIPYDRRSGRAVSDFDNTHRFVSSWVWNLPELKTAHRVIRATLGGWQTSGIATFRSGFPYTVRSGTDRALSSIGQDYADVIGDANLAGGRSRADQIARYFNTSAFTLAAAGTFGNAPRNFLRGPKSINFDLSAVKAIPITERLRAQLRGEFFNAFNNVNFSTPYALANSATRFGRIETAGDPRIVQIALRFEF, from the coding sequence ATGACAAAAAAGTTTCAATGTCCGAACCTGAAATCGAAGCAGGCGGTCCGTCACTGGGGCATGCATCCACGCGTGGCGCTTCTTTATGGTCTCTGTCGCCGCCGGGCCTTCCCGGCGCTGTTCCTCCTTCTTGCCCTTTTCTCCGTCCGGGAGTTGCGAGCCCAGGCAAGCGGCCGCATTGCCGGCACGGTCCGGGATGGCTCCGGCGCTTCCGTGCCGGGCGCCGAGATTACGGCGGTGAACGTCAATACCGGCTTCGAATTGACCCGGACCAGCCTGACGGACGGGACCTACGCCCTGCCATTGCTGCCGGTGGGCCAGTACCGGCTGCAGACGAAGGCCAACGGGTTCCAGCCCTTCACTCGGGCGGGCCTGACGCTTACAGTGGATACGACTGTTACGGTGGACATCACGCTGCAGGTGGGCGCGGTGTCGGAGGCAGTGGAGGTGACCGCCCAGGCTCCGCTACTGGAGACGCAGACCGGAGCCTTGCGCGGCATGGTGGACCAGCAGCGCATCGTGAATCTGCCGCTAAACGGCCGCGACATCACACAGTTGGTGGCGATCCAGGCCGGCGTGATTCCACGCAGCTCGTCCTCGAGTGAAGGCAACGCCTACTCGGTGAACGGCACGCGCGGCAACGGCATCTATTACATGCTGGATGGCGGCATGAACACGGACTCCTACCGCAACAACAGCGGCCTGTTCCCGAATCCAGATGCCGTGCAGGAGTTCAGCATCCAGAAGAACAACTTCACGGCCGAATTCGGCAATGCGACGGGCGCGGTGGTCAGCGTCATTACGAAGTCCGGCACGAACCAGTTTCACGGCTCGGCTTTCGAATTCCTGCGCAACGGCGTCTTCAACGCGCGCAACTTCTTTGCGGCGAAACGCGACAATCTGAAGCGCTCGCAGTTCGGCGGGACGCTGGGCGGACCGATTGTGAAGAACAAGGCATTCTTCTTCTTCGGCTACCAGGGGACGCGACTGCGGACGGATCCGCAGTTGACGCGCCAGTTCCTGCCGACGCAGGCCATGCGGGATGGCAACTTCTCGAGCCTGACGAAGTCTGTGATCGATCCGCTGACGAAGCAGCCGTTTGCCGGGAACCAGATTCCGGTCAGCCGCCTGAGCCCGGTTTCCCAGGCGCTGCTGAAGTTCATCCCCGTGCCTTCGAGCGCGACGGGCGAGCGGTTCACTGGCTATCAGGGCAAGCCGGTGGAAGACGAGTACACGGCACGCGGCGACTACAACTGGAACAACCACCGCTTCTCCGGCCGCTACTTCCGGCGCACGTTCACGCGGCCGTTTACGGGCAACACCGAGGATCTGGCGTCGATGTTCACCTCCGACGTGGGGCGGTCCACGCAGCCCTACTCGCATTGGACGTTCAGCGACGTCTGGGTGATCTCCCCGAACATCATCAACAATGGCACCTTCGCCATCCGTAGCCGGCGGACGTTCAACGACTGGGCTTCGGTCAAGCTGCCCATCGACTTCGCGAAAGCCGGTGTGGCCGGTATCGCGGTGAAGGATCCGGCGTCTGTCTATGTGAACATCAGTAACTACTTCCTGGCGCGGCCCGGCTGGAACTACGACAAGAAGGATCGCGATTACCATGTGTCGGACACGCTCACCTGGATGCTGGGTTCGCATCAGGTGAAGATCGGCGGCGAGTACCTGCACGTGAGCAACAACATCACGAACGACTTCCGCACGATGGGCAACTTCGATTTCAACGGCTCGATCTCCGGCGATCCGATGGCGGACTACATGCTGGGCGAGGTGTACCAGTTCTGGCAGGGCGGCGGCGAGTATAAGGACCTGGGCGGACACCGCATCGGGCTCTTCGTCCAGGACGACTGGCGCGTCACGACGAACCTGACGCTCAATCTGGGTGTGCGGTGGGAACCGTTCCTACCTTACACGGACTCGATCGGCCGCACGCAATGCTTTGCCCCTGGCGTGCAGTCTACTCGCTTTCCGAATGCGCCCAACGGTTATTTGAACGCAGGGGATCCAAGCTGCCCGATGGGCGGGTTTGACAGCTACAAGCAGGCGTTCGCGCCGCGCTTCGGCTACGCCTGGCGGCCGGGTGGAGGACGCACGGTGCTGCGCGGCGGCGCGGGCCTCTTCTGGAATCCGCAGTTCACGGTGCTCTACAACGGCTTTGTGAATTCGGCTCCGTTCAGCCCGCAGATCACGTTGAACGGCGTGAACTTCAGCAACCCTTACGCGAATACACCGAATCCGTTCCCGGGTTCCTTCGCTCCCTTCGATCCGCCCACGAACTCGTCGTTCGTCACCCCGCTGGGCACGTTCGGCGCGTTCTCCAACGGCTTCAAGCCCAGCTACCAGGAGTCGCTCAACTTCACGGTGGAGCACGAGGTCTTCAATGGACTGCTGGCTCGCGCCAGCTATATCGGCAACCTGGGCCGGCGGCTCTCGTACAACTACGACACGAACTGGGCGCGCTACAGTGCGGGGGCGACGACGGGCAACATCCAGGCGCGCCGGCCGTATCGCAATTACAACTCGATTCTTGTGGCCGATTCCGGTAGCAGTTCCAGCTATCACGGGCTGCAGTTCTCGGTGGAGCGGCGTCTGGCGAAGGGGTTCAGCATTGAGGCGAACTACACGTGGTCGAAGTCGATCGATGAACTGAGCGACGACACCACTCCGGGCCAGAGCACGTCCATTCCGATTCCGTACGACCGCCGTTCGGGCCGGGCTGTTTCGGACTTCGACAACACGCATCGCTTCGTCTCCTCGTGGGTGTGGAACCTGCCGGAGCTGAAGACGGCGCACCGGGTGATCCGGGCGACACTGGGCGGCTGGCAGACTTCGGGGATCGCAACCTTCCGCAGCGGGTTCCCGTATACCGTGCGCTCCGGCACCGATCGGGCGCTGAGCAGCATCGGACAGGACTACGCCGATGTGATCGGGGACGCGAACCTGGCCGGCGGCCGGTCGAGGGCCGACCAGATCGCACGCTACTTCAACACGTCGGCGTTCACGCTGGCGGCCGCGGGCACGTTCGGCAATGCGCCGCGCAACTTCCTGCGCGGACCGAAGTCGATCAACTTCGACCTGTCGGCCGTGAAGGCGATCCCGATCACGGAGCGGCTGCGGGCTCAGTTGCGCGGTGAGTTCTTCAACGCGTTCAACAATGTGAACTTCAGCACACCGTATGCGCTGGCCAATAGCGCTACGCGATTCGGCCGCATCGAGACCGCCGGCGATCCTAGAATTGTTCAGATCGCCCTGCGGTTTGAGTTCTGA
- a CDS encoding ABC transporter permease, whose translation MNTAMTQPAAAAAMPGHAMPASRVLRAYAMEAKYETLRMLRAPAFAGPFLLLPVVLYLLFAVLLFGADIGKDPRGALLTFMGFSVLGVMGPGLFGFGISVAMEREQGLLKLKRALPMPAAASLVAKLLMSMVFVAIVMASMAAAAPFGHLRLTATQLLSLTFVNVLGALPFCAMGFLVGCVSSGKAAPAFVNLFYLPMIYLSAILLPLPKSLQWIALLSPAFHLDQLGLAAMGEASHGSPAIHVLVLAGVTIVFTALAQYRLARIG comes from the coding sequence ATGAACACCGCAATGACCCAACCGGCCGCCGCCGCAGCCATGCCGGGCCACGCCATGCCGGCCAGCCGCGTTCTGCGCGCCTACGCCATGGAGGCGAAGTATGAGACTCTCCGCATGCTGCGCGCTCCGGCCTTCGCCGGACCGTTCCTGCTGCTGCCCGTGGTGTTGTATCTGCTGTTTGCCGTGCTGTTGTTCGGCGCTGATATCGGCAAGGATCCCAGGGGCGCGCTGCTGACGTTCATGGGCTTCTCGGTCCTTGGAGTAATGGGACCGGGCCTGTTCGGCTTCGGCATCAGCGTAGCCATGGAACGCGAGCAGGGGCTGCTGAAGCTGAAGCGCGCGCTGCCCATGCCCGCGGCCGCATCCCTCGTCGCGAAGCTCCTGATGTCGATGGTATTCGTGGCGATTGTCATGGCGAGCATGGCGGCCGCCGCACCGTTCGGCCACCTGCGGCTGACCGCCACACAACTATTGAGCCTGACTTTCGTCAACGTATTAGGTGCCCTGCCCTTCTGCGCGATGGGTTTCCTGGTCGGCTGTGTGAGTTCGGGCAAAGCCGCGCCGGCGTTCGTGAATTTGTTCTACCTGCCGATGATCTACCTTTCCGCGATCCTGTTGCCGCTGCCGAAATCGCTGCAGTGGATCGCCCTGCTGTCCCCCGCATTTCACCTTGACCAGTTGGGCCTCGCCGCTATGGGCGAAGCCAGCCATGGTTCGCCCGCAATCCATGTACTGGTGCTCGCGGGCGTCACCATCGTATTCACGGCGCTGGCGCAATACCGCCTGGCGCGCATCGGCTAA
- a CDS encoding acyltransferase family protein produces MTPTAYKPGMPMQTAPPATTYNNAIGYLRAVLVVMVVAHHAALAYHPYAPPINATLAVEPRWWQAFPVVDAQRWSGALLLVGFNDIFFMSLMFFLSGLFVWQGLKSKGTSAFLRDRALRLGIPFVVAAAILAPLAYYPAYLQLAAHSGFDGFWNQWLSLGQWPAGPAWFIWVLLAFDAIAALLYTWKPKWGETLAARLPGAPGRPLVAFLALAAITALVYIPLAIAFNPMRWSAFGPFTFQTSRILHYFTYFVAGIGVGALGLENGLISASGNLARRWGRWVTAGLAAFVIAAVLTIVATTNPAVQGWTAAAHAGFVVSCAAISFAFLAVFLRFANRKSASLDSLRRNSYGIYLLHYAFVSWLQYALLPAGMPGLAKFAIAFLGAVALSWMTSAALRRIPAVARIV; encoded by the coding sequence ATGACCCCTACCGCATACAAACCTGGAATGCCCATGCAAACGGCGCCCCCGGCCACCACTTACAACAACGCCATCGGCTATCTGCGAGCCGTGCTGGTGGTCATGGTGGTGGCCCATCATGCCGCACTCGCCTATCACCCCTACGCGCCGCCGATCAACGCCACGCTGGCGGTGGAGCCGCGCTGGTGGCAGGCCTTCCCCGTAGTCGACGCGCAGCGTTGGAGCGGCGCCCTGCTGCTGGTCGGCTTCAACGACATATTCTTCATGTCGCTGATGTTCTTCCTCTCCGGACTCTTCGTCTGGCAGGGGCTGAAGTCAAAAGGCACTTCGGCATTCCTGCGCGACCGCGCGCTGAGGCTGGGCATTCCGTTCGTCGTCGCTGCCGCGATTCTCGCGCCGCTCGCTTACTACCCAGCCTACCTGCAGTTGGCCGCGCACTCCGGCTTCGACGGCTTCTGGAACCAGTGGCTCTCGCTGGGCCAGTGGCCCGCCGGCCCGGCCTGGTTCATCTGGGTGCTGCTCGCGTTTGATGCGATCGCGGCGCTGCTGTACACGTGGAAACCCAAGTGGGGTGAAACCCTCGCAGCCAGGCTGCCCGGCGCCCCTGGACGGCCGCTGGTTGCCTTCCTTGCGCTGGCCGCCATCACCGCGCTGGTTTACATCCCGCTGGCAATCGCCTTCAACCCCATGCGCTGGAGCGCCTTTGGACCCTTCACCTTCCAGACCAGCCGCATCCTGCACTACTTCACTTACTTCGTCGCCGGCATCGGCGTGGGAGCCCTGGGCCTGGAGAACGGCCTGATCTCCGCAAGTGGAAATCTGGCCCGCCGCTGGGGACGCTGGGTGACCGCCGGGCTCGCCGCCTTCGTCATCGCCGCCGTACTCACGATTGTGGCCACCACCAACCCGGCCGTGCAGGGTTGGACCGCCGCCGCGCACGCGGGCTTCGTGGTCTCCTGCGCGGCCATCAGCTTCGCGTTCCTCGCAGTCTTCCTGCGGTTCGCCAACCGGAAGTCAGCCTCGCTGGACAGCCTGCGGCGCAACTCCTACGGGATCTACCTGCTGCACTATGCGTTCGTGAGCTGGCTGCAATATGCGCTGCTGCCCGCAGGCATGCCGGGTCTCGCGAAGTTTGCGATCGCGTTCCTGGGCGCTGTCGCGCTCAGTTGGATGACGTCGGCGGCACTCCGCCGCATCCCCGCTGTCGCGCGAATTGTCTAG
- a CDS encoding RNA polymerase sigma factor has protein sequence MDDSTAIPLVLSGEISSGVEQSPDQFVADLYAVHANSLHRYLLLTGSRPADADELLQDAFLRLFRCLREGEQVEKPKAWLIRTLQNLRTDRARRESGHLSLMGNVVQRGQLAWTTRTLSPEEAMLDHERFDRLQRAMGSLTERQHQYVLMRSEGMTLREIAAMHGVTVQSVAETCARAIERLGKLTHE, from the coding sequence TTGGATGACAGCACCGCAATTCCCCTGGTGTTGAGCGGGGAGATCAGTTCAGGCGTGGAGCAGAGTCCGGATCAATTCGTGGCCGATCTGTACGCGGTGCATGCCAACAGCCTGCATCGCTACCTTCTGCTGACCGGCAGCCGGCCCGCCGATGCCGACGAGTTGCTCCAGGATGCGTTCCTGCGCCTGTTCCGCTGCCTGCGTGAAGGTGAACAAGTAGAGAAGCCAAAGGCCTGGCTCATCCGGACACTGCAGAATCTGCGGACCGACCGTGCTCGCCGCGAGTCCGGCCACCTCTCGCTCATGGGGAATGTCGTTCAACGCGGGCAGCTCGCCTGGACCACGCGCACGCTAAGCCCGGAAGAGGCGATGCTCGACCATGAACGCTTCGATCGTCTACAGAGGGCGATGGGCAGCCTCACCGAAAGGCAACACCAGTACGTACTTATGCGCTCGGAAGGAATGACTTTGCGGGAGATCGCCGCCATGCACGGCGTCACGGTTCAATCCGTGGCCGAGACCTGCGCCCGCGCGATTGAGCGGCTGGGGAAGTTGACCCATGAGTGA
- a CDS encoding LytR/AlgR family response regulator transcription factor, producing the protein MPFTALLVDDEPLAREGLRMLLAEDPEISEVLEAKNGREAVEIIRRAKPDLVFLDVQMPEVDGFGVIHEIGVESMPAVVFVTAHDVYAIQAFDINAVDYLLKPVTRERFVKSLARAKEHLRARPAGEASRQILSLLETIAAPTRTVKRLAVRTAGKTVFVEVEDIDWFEAAENYVQLHAGRAEHLLHVTMNTLEKSLDPELFLRIHRSIIVNVRRIKELQPVTHGEYVITLSNGVRLQSGRMYTERVKTLAANPF; encoded by the coding sequence ATGCCCTTCACGGCTTTGCTGGTTGACGACGAGCCATTGGCGCGCGAGGGTCTCCGCATGCTGCTGGCGGAGGATCCCGAGATTTCGGAAGTGCTCGAGGCGAAGAACGGGCGCGAGGCCGTCGAAATCATTCGCCGGGCCAAACCGGACCTGGTCTTTCTCGATGTCCAGATGCCGGAGGTTGACGGATTCGGGGTAATTCATGAGATCGGTGTGGAATCGATGCCGGCCGTGGTCTTTGTCACAGCCCACGACGTGTATGCGATCCAGGCATTCGACATCAATGCCGTCGACTATCTGCTGAAACCCGTCACTCGGGAACGCTTCGTGAAGTCGTTGGCGCGCGCAAAAGAGCATCTCCGCGCCCGTCCTGCCGGAGAGGCCAGCCGCCAGATCCTGTCACTGCTGGAGACGATTGCAGCGCCCACCCGCACCGTGAAACGCCTGGCCGTCCGCACGGCAGGGAAGACGGTCTTCGTCGAGGTCGAGGATATCGACTGGTTCGAAGCGGCCGAGAATTATGTCCAACTGCATGCAGGCCGGGCCGAGCATCTGCTGCATGTGACCATGAACACGCTGGAGAAGTCGCTGGATCCCGAGCTCTTTCTGCGCATCCACCGCTCGATCATCGTGAACGTAAGGCGAATCAAGGAACTGCAGCCCGTGACGCACGGGGAGTATGTCATCACGCTGTCCAACGGGGTGCGGCTGCAATCGGGCCGCATGTATACCGAGCGCGTGAAGACCCTGGCCGCGAACCCGTTCTAG
- a CDS encoding alpha/beta hydrolase, whose translation MRRLLSILIAAAALSTAADLKVAEDGRLSQELADYLTREAATHWTARHTTIAGLRNARDLEKRQQEFRSWLTKAMGGFPAKTPLNAKITGGFARDGYRVEHLIFESLPGFYVTANVYVPTNAKPPYPAVLGTAGHSLSGKAISTYQYAWIGLVRRGFLVLAFDPPGQGERSEYFDKTLGKSIVSIGTRQHDMAGTQCLLTGSTFALYEAWDGIRAFDYLLTRPDVDGQKIGVAGNSGGGTQSAYLSVVEPRLAASVISCYMTGWEQLWTTPGPQDAEQDFPGFLSAGYDFGDFMLAFAPKPVTMLTGIKDFFPIAGGRATFAETKKVFSLADAEVHAGYFEYDDPHGWSKPRREATYRWLTKWLQGRDDDGAEPEIKPEEEATLNTTKTGQLATSLGGETVQSINLRRAEQQFAARSVLRGSNPAALRAALTQVLNIPARSGAPAVTDVASSSEADGKVTKLLLEAQPGLHVPAVLFEPAGAGKRPAVILVDSRGKSASSSEIEQLVVKKTAVLAVDLSGWGESAPPVGASGYSGDWQLAQRAMLIGRPLPGIQTFELLRSYEWLRTRPGIDAANIGVVGVRDGGMIALYAAALEPRIASVTVKEMMASFMTLARAKLHKDRISSVVPGVLSEFDLPDLALAIAPRELRLQSLRNALGAPLGRAEVEREFAPAVAHYSNAKERIRIED comes from the coding sequence TTGCGAAGACTCTTGTCCATTCTGATTGCGGCGGCCGCGCTGTCCACGGCCGCCGACCTGAAGGTTGCCGAGGACGGCCGGCTCTCCCAGGAGCTGGCCGATTACCTCACACGCGAGGCGGCCACCCACTGGACCGCGCGCCATACCACCATTGCGGGGCTCCGAAACGCCAGGGATCTGGAGAAGCGGCAGCAGGAATTTCGATCCTGGCTGACGAAGGCCATGGGCGGCTTCCCGGCAAAGACTCCCCTCAATGCGAAGATCACCGGCGGCTTTGCGCGCGACGGCTATCGCGTGGAACATCTCATCTTCGAGAGCCTGCCCGGGTTCTATGTGACCGCCAATGTGTATGTCCCGACGAACGCAAAGCCGCCGTACCCGGCGGTGCTGGGCACGGCTGGGCACAGCCTCTCCGGCAAGGCGATCTCGACATATCAATACGCCTGGATTGGCCTGGTGAGGCGCGGGTTCCTGGTACTTGCTTTCGACCCGCCTGGGCAGGGGGAACGGAGCGAGTACTTCGACAAGACACTCGGCAAGTCGATCGTGTCGATTGGTACACGGCAGCACGACATGGCGGGCACGCAGTGTCTGCTCACCGGGTCGACATTTGCGCTGTACGAAGCGTGGGACGGGATCCGGGCCTTCGACTACCTGCTGACACGCCCGGATGTCGACGGGCAGAAGATTGGGGTGGCGGGCAATTCCGGAGGCGGAACGCAATCGGCTTACCTCTCTGTGGTGGAGCCGCGGCTGGCGGCCTCCGTCATCTCCTGCTACATGACCGGCTGGGAGCAACTGTGGACGACGCCTGGTCCGCAGGACGCCGAGCAGGACTTCCCGGGGTTCCTCAGCGCCGGATACGACTTCGGTGATTTCATGCTGGCGTTTGCGCCGAAACCCGTGACGATGCTGACGGGCATCAAGGATTTCTTTCCCATCGCTGGTGGACGCGCGACCTTCGCCGAGACGAAGAAGGTGTTCAGCCTGGCGGATGCCGAGGTACACGCGGGCTATTTCGAATATGACGATCCGCACGGTTGGAGTAAGCCACGGCGTGAGGCGACTTACCGCTGGTTGACGAAGTGGCTGCAGGGCCGGGACGATGACGGCGCGGAGCCCGAGATCAAGCCGGAAGAGGAGGCCACGCTCAACACGACGAAGACGGGGCAGTTGGCGACCTCGCTGGGCGGAGAGACGGTGCAGTCGATCAATCTGCGCAGGGCGGAGCAGCAATTTGCGGCGCGATCGGTGCTGCGCGGGTCGAATCCAGCGGCATTGCGGGCGGCCCTCACCCAGGTTCTGAATATTCCCGCTCGCAGCGGCGCGCCGGCGGTTACGGACGTGGCTTCTTCCAGCGAGGCGGATGGGAAGGTCACGAAGCTGCTGCTGGAGGCGCAACCGGGCCTGCATGTGCCGGCGGTGCTGTTCGAGCCGGCGGGGGCAGGGAAGCGGCCGGCGGTGATCTTGGTTGACTCGCGTGGGAAGTCGGCGTCGTCGAGCGAGATTGAGCAACTGGTGGTGAAGAAGACGGCGGTGCTGGCGGTGGACTTGAGTGGGTGGGGCGAGAGCGCTCCACCGGTTGGAGCGAGCGGGTACTCGGGCGATTGGCAACTGGCCCAGCGCGCGATGCTGATTGGCCGCCCGTTGCCGGGGATCCAGACATTCGAGCTACTGCGCTCATACGAGTGGCTGCGGACGCGGCCGGGCATCGATGCGGCGAATATCGGCGTGGTGGGCGTGCGGGATGGCGGGATGATCGCGCTGTATGCGGCTGCGCTGGAGCCGCGGATTGCGTCCGTCACAGTCAAGGAAATGATGGCTTCGTTCATGACCCTGGCCCGAGCGAAGCTCCACAAGGATCGCATCAGCAGTGTCGTGCCGGGCGTGCTGAGCGAGTTCGATCTGCCGGACCTGGCGCTGGCGATTGCGCCTCGGGAGTTGCGCCTGCAGTCGTTGCGGAATGCCCTGGGCGCACCACTCGGCCGGGCTGAAGTGGAGCGGGAGTTTGCACCGGCCGTGGCCCACTACAGCAACGCGAAGGAGCGGATCCGGATCGAAGACTGA